The following proteins are co-located in the Anas platyrhynchos isolate ZD024472 breed Pekin duck chromosome 1, IASCAAS_PekinDuck_T2T, whole genome shotgun sequence genome:
- the TMEM19 gene encoding transmembrane protein 19 isoform X3, with amino-acid sequence MSCYQEDFFKEYLKMLANIIILSLLICISLAFWIVSMTASTYYGNLRPISPWRWLFSVTVPLVIATQGVKKKSLDHSGALGGLVVGFILTVANYSFFTSLLVFFVTSSKLTKWKKDIKKRIDSEYKEGGQRNWLQVFCNGGVPTELAILYMIESGPGEIPIDFSKQYTASWMCLSLLGALACSAGDTWASEIGSVMSKSQPRLITTWEKVPVGTNGGITLVGLLSSLLGGMAVGTAYFITQLIFVSDLDVSAPQWPIVVFGAAAGLLGSIVDSYLGATMQYSGFDKNTGMVVNHQTKDSEHISGKSILDNNAVNLFSSVLIALALPGVAWCFWPRG; translated from the exons ATGTCGTGCTACCAGGAGGATTTCTTCAAGGAGTACCTCAAGATGCTGGCGAACATCATCATCCTGAGCTTGCTCATTTGTATCTCCCTGGCCTTCTGGATCGTCTCCATGACTGCGAGTACCTACTATG GTAATTTACGACCAATTTCTCCGTGGCGCTGGCTTTTTTCAGTCACGGTTCCACTAGTGATTGCTACACAGGGTGTGAAGAAGAAGAGTCTTGACCACAGTGGTGCATTGGGAG gattGGTGGTTGGATTTATCCTTACAGTTGCAAATTACAGTTTCTTCACTTCTttgcttgtattttttgttACTTCTTCAAAGCTtactaaatggaaaaaagataTAAAGAAGAGAATAGATTCTGAATACAAAGAAG GTGGACAGAGGAATTGGTTACAAGTATTTTGTAATGGCGGTGTTCCTACTGAGCTGGCTATCTTATATATGATAGAAAGTGGACCTGGTGAAATTCCAATAGACTTTTCAAAACAATACACAGCATCATGGATGTGCTTATCGCTTTTGGGAGCGTTGGCATGCTCTGCTGGTGACACATGGGCGTCAGAGATTGGTAGTGTTATGAGTAAAAGCCAGCCAAGGTTGATAACAACCTGGGAAAAAGTTCCAGTAG gTACTAATGGAGGAATTACGTTAGTGGGCCTCCTCTCAAGTTTGCTTGGTGGCATGGCAGTAGGAACAGCCTACTTCATAACACAGCTCATTTTCGTGAGTGACCTGGATGTGTCCGCGCCACAATGGCCAATTGTTGTGTTCGGTGCAGCAGCTGGCTTGCTGGGATCAATTGTTGACTCGTATTTGGGAGCTACAATGCAATACAGTG gtTTTGACAAGAACACTGGCATGGTTGTCAACCACCAAACAAAAGACTCCGAGCACATATCTGGAAAATCCATACTAGACAACAACGCAgtaaatcttttttcttctgtactcATTGCTCTGGCGCTTCCTGGTGTGGCATGGTGTTTCTGGCCAAGAGGTTGA
- the TMEM19 gene encoding transmembrane protein 19 isoform X2 has product MPAASSWLSMSCYQEDFFKEYLKMLANIIILSLLICISLAFWIVSMTASTYYGNLRPISPWRWLFSVTVPLVIATQGVKKKSLDHSGALGGLVVGFILTVANYSFFTSLLVFFVTSSKLTKWKKDIKKRIDSEYKEGGQRNWLQVFCNGGVPTELAILYMIESGPGEIPIDFSKQYTASWMCLSLLGALACSAGDTWASEIGSVMSKSQPRLITTWEKVPVGTNGGITLVGLLSSLLGGMAVGTAYFITQLIFVSDLDVSAPQWPIVVFGAAAGLLGSIVDSYLGATMQYSGFDKNTGMVVNHQTKDSEHISGKSILDNNAVNLFSSVLIALALPGVAWCFWPRG; this is encoded by the exons ATGCCC GCGGCCTCCTCCTGGCTCTCCATGTCGTGCTACCAGGAGGATTTCTTCAAGGAGTACCTCAAGATGCTGGCGAACATCATCATCCTGAGCTTGCTCATTTGTATCTCCCTGGCCTTCTGGATCGTCTCCATGACTGCGAGTACCTACTATG GTAATTTACGACCAATTTCTCCGTGGCGCTGGCTTTTTTCAGTCACGGTTCCACTAGTGATTGCTACACAGGGTGTGAAGAAGAAGAGTCTTGACCACAGTGGTGCATTGGGAG gattGGTGGTTGGATTTATCCTTACAGTTGCAAATTACAGTTTCTTCACTTCTttgcttgtattttttgttACTTCTTCAAAGCTtactaaatggaaaaaagataTAAAGAAGAGAATAGATTCTGAATACAAAGAAG GTGGACAGAGGAATTGGTTACAAGTATTTTGTAATGGCGGTGTTCCTACTGAGCTGGCTATCTTATATATGATAGAAAGTGGACCTGGTGAAATTCCAATAGACTTTTCAAAACAATACACAGCATCATGGATGTGCTTATCGCTTTTGGGAGCGTTGGCATGCTCTGCTGGTGACACATGGGCGTCAGAGATTGGTAGTGTTATGAGTAAAAGCCAGCCAAGGTTGATAACAACCTGGGAAAAAGTTCCAGTAG gTACTAATGGAGGAATTACGTTAGTGGGCCTCCTCTCAAGTTTGCTTGGTGGCATGGCAGTAGGAACAGCCTACTTCATAACACAGCTCATTTTCGTGAGTGACCTGGATGTGTCCGCGCCACAATGGCCAATTGTTGTGTTCGGTGCAGCAGCTGGCTTGCTGGGATCAATTGTTGACTCGTATTTGGGAGCTACAATGCAATACAGTG gtTTTGACAAGAACACTGGCATGGTTGTCAACCACCAAACAAAAGACTCCGAGCACATATCTGGAAAATCCATACTAGACAACAACGCAgtaaatcttttttcttctgtactcATTGCTCTGGCGCTTCCTGGTGTGGCATGGTGTTTCTGGCCAAGAGGTTGA
- the TMEM19 gene encoding transmembrane protein 19 isoform X1, with protein MPVGAGGERRPRGGWGGAVADALRLVLPLQAASSWLSMSCYQEDFFKEYLKMLANIIILSLLICISLAFWIVSMTASTYYGNLRPISPWRWLFSVTVPLVIATQGVKKKSLDHSGALGGLVVGFILTVANYSFFTSLLVFFVTSSKLTKWKKDIKKRIDSEYKEGGQRNWLQVFCNGGVPTELAILYMIESGPGEIPIDFSKQYTASWMCLSLLGALACSAGDTWASEIGSVMSKSQPRLITTWEKVPVGTNGGITLVGLLSSLLGGMAVGTAYFITQLIFVSDLDVSAPQWPIVVFGAAAGLLGSIVDSYLGATMQYSGFDKNTGMVVNHQTKDSEHISGKSILDNNAVNLFSSVLIALALPGVAWCFWPRG; from the exons ATGCCCGTAGGTGCCGGGGGCgagcggcggccgcggggcgggtGGGGCGGCGCTGTGGCTGATGCGCTGCGCCTTGTGCTTCCCCTGCAGGCGGCCTCCTCCTGGCTCTCCATGTCGTGCTACCAGGAGGATTTCTTCAAGGAGTACCTCAAGATGCTGGCGAACATCATCATCCTGAGCTTGCTCATTTGTATCTCCCTGGCCTTCTGGATCGTCTCCATGACTGCGAGTACCTACTATG GTAATTTACGACCAATTTCTCCGTGGCGCTGGCTTTTTTCAGTCACGGTTCCACTAGTGATTGCTACACAGGGTGTGAAGAAGAAGAGTCTTGACCACAGTGGTGCATTGGGAG gattGGTGGTTGGATTTATCCTTACAGTTGCAAATTACAGTTTCTTCACTTCTttgcttgtattttttgttACTTCTTCAAAGCTtactaaatggaaaaaagataTAAAGAAGAGAATAGATTCTGAATACAAAGAAG GTGGACAGAGGAATTGGTTACAAGTATTTTGTAATGGCGGTGTTCCTACTGAGCTGGCTATCTTATATATGATAGAAAGTGGACCTGGTGAAATTCCAATAGACTTTTCAAAACAATACACAGCATCATGGATGTGCTTATCGCTTTTGGGAGCGTTGGCATGCTCTGCTGGTGACACATGGGCGTCAGAGATTGGTAGTGTTATGAGTAAAAGCCAGCCAAGGTTGATAACAACCTGGGAAAAAGTTCCAGTAG gTACTAATGGAGGAATTACGTTAGTGGGCCTCCTCTCAAGTTTGCTTGGTGGCATGGCAGTAGGAACAGCCTACTTCATAACACAGCTCATTTTCGTGAGTGACCTGGATGTGTCCGCGCCACAATGGCCAATTGTTGTGTTCGGTGCAGCAGCTGGCTTGCTGGGATCAATTGTTGACTCGTATTTGGGAGCTACAATGCAATACAGTG gtTTTGACAAGAACACTGGCATGGTTGTCAACCACCAAACAAAAGACTCCGAGCACATATCTGGAAAATCCATACTAGACAACAACGCAgtaaatcttttttcttctgtactcATTGCTCTGGCGCTTCCTGGTGTGGCATGGTGTTTCTGGCCAAGAGGTTGA